In the genome of Aspergillus flavus chromosome 8, complete sequence, one region contains:
- a CDS encoding K-3-type glutaminase, which produces MKSPIPDYLRQVLEKARPDDSGQLANYIDVLAKADPSKMAIALSTVDGNLYSAGDDEVEFSIQSISKAFVYAIAIEDAGLPRVLEKIGVEPSGDAFNKLSLQPGTNRPMNPMINAGAIAAHTLVAGESASAEERVDRILKVLSKLAGRQLKVDEEVYEAELKDANRNMAIGYMLKAAGIISCDPQDAVRGYIRQGSITTNVRDLAMMAATLANAGVNPITGEEIMPHQSARQVLSVMTTCGMYDAAGDWVSRVGMPAKSGVAGGIIGALPGQVGIAVFSPKLDERGNSFRGVKMFEQLSSEMGLHMMDISQVGRATVRTWTLTIAGGAKQPDEREQEVPVFGLRGAVRFAGSERLTRAIVRELTPPNPDDPGSGRHADASAVIFSLKDTYSLNYVALRIISEDMRRLLAADKNVVVIDPVKVLKIDGNPAFKEKSPCVVNDEAEARRYIGGQGCRAVSHSDEFY; this is translated from the coding sequence ATGAAGTCTCCTATCCCCGACTATCTTCGACAGGTATTGGAAAAAGCCCGCCCGGATGACTCGGGGCAGCTTGCCAATTATATCGATGTCCTGGCTAAAGCGGACCCCTCCAAGATGGCCATAGCGCTGTCCACTGTAGACGGGAATCTATACTCGGCCGGAGATGATGAGGTTGAGTTCTCCATCCAGTCCATTTCCAAAGCCTTTGTTTATGCTATCGCCATTGAGGATGCCGGGCTTCCGCGGGTCTTGGAAAAAATCGGTGTGGAACCGTCGGGCGACGCATTTAACAAGCTGTCGTTGCAACCCGGTACCAACCGACCCATGAACCCTATGATCAATGCTGGTGCTATCGCTGCCCACACACTGGTGGCGGGAGAGAGTGCCAGCGCGGAGGAAAGAGTTGATCGCATCTTGAAGGTACTGTCCAAGTTGGCTGGTCGACAGTTGAAAGTGGATGAAGAAGTCTATGAGGCCGAACTTAAGGATGCCAATCGAAACATGGCCATTGGCTACATGCTCAAGGCAGCAGGCATCATTTCGTGTGATCCACAGGATGCCGTACGCGGTTATATCCGCCAAGGCTCCATAACAACCAATGTACGCGACCTGGCCATGATGGCAGCAACGCTGGCCAATGCCGGCGTGAATCCCATTACCGGGGAAGAGATCATGCCTCACCAAAGCGCCCGTCAAGTCTTGTCCGTTATGACTACCTGTGGCATGTACGATGCCGCCGGTGACTGGGTGTCTAGGGTTGGCATGCCGGCAAAGAGTGGCGTGGCCGGCGGTATCATCGGCGCCCTTCCCGGCCAAGTGGGCATTGCCGTCTTCTCCCCGAAGTTAGATGAGCGTGGCAACAGTTTCCGGGGCGTCAAGATGTTTGAACAGCTCTCATCCGAAATGGGCCTTCACATGATGGACATCAGCCAGGTCGGTAGAGCCACTGTCCGTACATGGACCTTGACCATTGCCGGCGGCGCCAAGCAACCGGACGAGCGCGAACAGGAGGTGCCCGTCTTTGGTCTGCGAGGTGCAGTCCGTTTCGCGGGTTCGGAACGTCTGACCCGTGCTATTGTGCGCGAACTCACCCCTCCGAACCCTGACGACCCAGGGTCTGGCCGGCACGCAGATGCTTCTGCCGTCATCTTCTCACTCAAAGACACGTATTCCCTCAATTATGTCGCGCTGCGAATCATCAGTGAGGATATGCGCCGCCTTCTTGCGGCAGATAAAAACGTGGTAGTCATAGACCCTGTCAAGGTCTTAAAAATTGACGGTAACCCTGCATTTAAGGAGAAGTCCCCTTGCGTGGTCAACGACGAAGCTGAGGCGCGTCGTTATATCGGTGGTCAAGGTTGTAGGGCCGTTTCCCACAGTGACGAATTTTATTGA
- a CDS encoding MFS transporter, whose protein sequence is MAAATAKETKASNNHVKNVDEMKVEAEENYVAEQRQQLQLLNARIVRKYDIWVLPLVWVLVAGSMLEGLPSAHLRDRIMFARLTNNQRWGVCAMCSGIVHNMAGLVACRVGLGVLEAGFGAGVPYYLSLCYKRHELGTRAIAYGISQIHSHMEPWRLIFLIGSPSIVMAPIVWLLLMDSPSTAKFFTNEERTFAVERMETRDTTRKSSLSRAQLFAGLTDYKNYCHACLHFCCNYSFAGLSNFLPTIVHSMGYDSVQAQGLTAPPYFGAFLSSILVAWLSDRYGSRGWILAISASVATVGYALLATQTGTAVRYVAIWLTSCGIFPALAINMTWMLNNNAGDTKKGIGMSLLAIIGQCSSFLASFMYPNSAAPYFVKGTAIGCGLTGIIVPVGLVLHFSYAAENRRRDREFGPVPQGDGPIDVSAVGDKHNHFRLLT, encoded by the exons ATGGCAGCTGCAacagcaaaagaaaccaagGCCTCAAACAATCATGTCAAGAATGTGGATGAGATGAAAGTCGAAGCCGAAGAGAATTATGTTGCAGAGCAAAGGCAACAATTGCAACTATTAAATGCCCGCATTGTCCGCAAG TATGATATCTGGGTACTACCCCTGGTGTGGGTTTT AGTGGCTGGTTCTATGCTGGAAGGTCTTCCCAGCGCACATCTACGTGACCGTATTATGTTTGCT CGTCTAACTAATAACCAAAGATGGGGTGTTTGCGCAATGTGCTCTGGAATTGTCCATAACATGGCAGGGTTGGTCGCCTGCCGAGTAGGGCTGGGTGTCCTGGAGGCAGGATTTGGTGCTGGCGTCCCATATTATCTATCGCTATGCTATAAGCGTCACGAACTGGGCACAC GCGCCATCGCCTATGGGATCTCCCAAATTCACTCCCACATGGAACCCTGGAGGTTGATCTTTTTGATCG GGTCCCCATCGATCGTCATGGCTCCCATCGTCTGGTTGTTATTGATGGACTCTCCCTCGACGGCGAAGTTCTTCACCAACGAAGAACGTACCTTCGCAGTCGAACGCATGGAAACCCGCGACACAACACGAAAGAGCTCACTTTCCAGGGCCCAACTATTCGCCGGACTTACAGACTACAAGAACTACTGCCACGCATGTCTCCATTTCTGTTGCAATTATTCTTTCGCTGGGCTATCCAACTTTCTTCCCACGATCGTCCATTCGATGGGCTATGATTCCGTGCAGGCCCAAGGCCTTACTGCACCGCCTTATTTCGGGGCGTTCCTATCCAGCATACTTGTGGCATGGCTCTCGGATCGATATGGATCGCGCGGCTGGATACTAGCCATATCCGCCAGTGTCGCGACCGTGGGCTATGCCCTCCTAGCGACGCAGACGGGAACGGCCGTGCGCTACGTAGCCATCTGGCTGACAAGCTGTGGTATCTTCCCTGCCTTGGCGATCAACATGACCTGGATGCTCAATAATAATGCTGGGGACACGAAGAAGGGAATTGGAATGTCCTTGCTCGCTATCATCGGTCAatgctcttcctttctcgCGTCTTTTATGTATCCCAATAGCGCTGC ACCTTACTTCGTCAAAGGAACGGCCATTGGTTGTGGCCTCACGGGAATTATTGTACCGGTCGGATTGGTCCTCCATTTCTCCTACGCCGCGGAGAATAGACGTAGAGATCGGGAATTCGGACCTGTGCCACAGGGTGATGGTCCCATTGATGTTAGTGCTGTGGGTGATAAGCATAACCACTTTCGCCTGTTGACCTAG
- a CDS encoding Tannase/feruloyl esterase, giving the protein MRASLLLAALAPAVSIASTCEPSFFAPYLTSNVSIIYARIFTSTETFEGPMGNYTGLPEYCALYVNVSSSTTSAYEFGLWLPTHTWNKRYMAYGNGGFTGQVAFADMAPGLNYGFAVVSTNTGHNSSVQEAGDAGWALNNPETRTDWGWRALHGSVALGRVLTEAFYDNNIEYSYYAGCSTGGRQGLKEVQMFPDDFDGVLAGACAWWTSHQQNWDLKVALDNLPNNASHHVTAELMDVLATEVLRQCDVQDGVKDNIIMDGYACQFRLEALLCSSPRTNTSTCFSADQLDTIHRVYGDWIDTNQTFIFPSFAWGSEAQVSLMIITDDDSVDEPSGIAYARDFVYNDASWPAEHVDYATIQLSEYLDPGNATADTYDLRPFYQRGGKLIHYHGFADGEIPTGSSIYYYKQVEKTMIPLGYDLDDFYRFFLIPGMQHCSGSVHGAPWYIGSANQPSALTGSNIWGVPGFRDTKHDAIMALMAWVENGTAPAELIATKYIDDTPALGVQTQRRTCPYPQRAAYVGGNWNQTSSFKCE; this is encoded by the coding sequence ATGCGTGCTTCTTTGCTCCTTGCCGCGTTGGCTCCTGCTGTGTCCATCGCTAGTACATGCGAGCCAAGCTTCTTCGCTCCTTATCTCACGAGTAATGTCAGCATTATATACGCTCGCATTTTCACATCCACGGAGACCTTTGAGGGACCAATGGGAAACTACACGGGCTTGCCTGAATATTGTGCACTCTACGTGAATGTCAGCTCATCCACTACATCTGCATACGAATTTGGTCTTTGGCTCCCAACACACACGTGGAACAAGCGCTACATGGCTTACGGAAATGGTGGATTCACCGGCCAAGTTGCATTTGCCGATATGGCGCCCGGGCTAAACTACGGCTTTGCAGTAGTTTCAACCAACACTGGACATAACTCCTCCGTGCAAGAGGCTGGCGATGCCGGCTGGGCATTAAACAACCCCGAAACGCGAACAGACTGGGGCTGGCGTGCTCTCCATGGCAGTGTTGCCCTGGGTAGGGTCTTGACAGAAGCATTCTACGATAACAATATTGAATATTCCTACTACGCGGGATGTTCCACTGGCGGTCGTCAGGGGCTTAAGGAAGTCCAGATGTTCCCCGATGACTTCGACGGTGTCCTTGCAGGGGCATGTGCTTGGTGGACTTCTCATCAGCAAAATTGGGACCTAAAGGTCGCGTTGGATAACTTGCCGAACAACGCTTCTCATCATGTTACTGCCGAATTGATGGATGTCTTGGCCACCGAGGTTCTTCGACAGTGTGATGTACAAGATGGTGTAAAGGACAATATTATTATGGATGGCTACGCTTGCCAATTTCGCCTCGAGGCATTGCTTTGCAGCAGTCCAAGAACTAACACAAGCACCTGCTTCAGTGCCGATCAGCTCGACACCATCCATCGTGTCTACGGTGATTGGATTGATACGAACCAGACattcattttcccttcctttgcCTGGGGGTCTGAGGCTCAAGTCTCTCTCATGATCATCACCGACGATGACTCGGTAGACGAGCCCAGCGGTATTGCCTATGCTCGTGATTTTGTTTACAACGATGCCAGTTGGCCCGCAGAACACGTCGATTACGCTACGATTCAACTGTCCGAATACCTGGACCCAGGAAATGCTACCGCAGATACATACGACCTCCGCCCCTTCTACCAACGCGGCGGCAAGTTGATTCATTATCACGGATTCGCTGACGGGGAAATCCCAACCGGGTCCAGCATCTATTATTACAAACAGGTTGAGAAAACCATGATTCCACTTGGATATGATTTGGACGATTTCTatcgtttctttctcattcccGGTATGCAACACTGCTCGGGCTCGGTACATGGGGCGCCTTGGTACATTGGATCTGCCAACCAACCCTCTGCCTTGACGGGGAGTAATATATGGGGTGTTCCTGGGTTCCGCGATACAAAACACGATGCGATTATGGCTCTGATGGCATGGGTTGAAAACGGTACTGCCCCAGCCGAACTGATCGCTACCAAGTATATCGATGATACTCCGGCGCTTGGTGTCCAAACCCAACGCAGAACATGTCCGTACCCACAACGCGCTGCATATGTTGGTGGCAACTGGAACCAGACATCGTCTTTCAAGTGTGAGTAA